A genomic stretch from Acidobacteriota bacterium includes:
- a CDS encoding Xaa-Pro peptidase family protein, with amino-acid sequence MSPTRRSFIKTGTISLAAAGLAPLAASAKPAAREGAGQEIENLVRGIEPLRPEDYAARIEKARRLLAERGLDAIFIGGGTNLVYFTRVRWWLSERVFGLVLGRKADPVWVCPAFEAPRAQELVPAGQEIRTWAEHENPYATVGGVLKDIGAATGTLGTAPDLRAFEVHGLARTLTAARVVDGSAVTEGCRGVKTDKEIAYMDLANRVTKLAFREGFKTLRAGMTTRDLAGAIAAATQKMGSQGGGGPQFGPNTAFPHGSQAPRNLTAGDCVLVDGGCSVEGFSSDVTRTVVFGKPSDKQRRVWGIVRRAQQAALAAARPGATCESVDAAARKVIEEAGYGPGYRYFAHRLGHGIGMEGHEYPYLVKGNSLRLEPGMTFSNEPGIYIYGEFGIRTEDCMVITENGARHLGGMEAVSIEEPFGAG; translated from the coding sequence ATGTCACCCACCAGACGCTCGTTCATCAAGACCGGCACGATCTCGCTGGCCGCCGCCGGCCTCGCCCCTCTCGCCGCGTCCGCGAAACCGGCGGCACGGGAAGGCGCGGGTCAGGAGATCGAGAACCTCGTCAGGGGTATCGAGCCGCTCCGGCCCGAGGACTACGCCGCGCGGATCGAAAAAGCCAGGCGGCTGCTGGCCGAGCGCGGCCTCGACGCCATCTTCATCGGCGGCGGCACCAACCTCGTCTACTTCACCAGGGTCCGCTGGTGGCTGAGCGAGCGCGTCTTCGGCCTGGTCCTCGGCCGCAAGGCCGACCCGGTCTGGGTCTGTCCCGCCTTCGAGGCGCCCCGGGCCCAGGAGCTCGTCCCGGCCGGCCAGGAGATCCGGACCTGGGCGGAGCACGAGAACCCCTACGCGACGGTCGGCGGCGTGCTCAAGGATATCGGCGCGGCGACCGGCACGCTCGGCACGGCCCCCGATCTCCGCGCCTTCGAGGTCCACGGCCTGGCCCGGACCCTGACCGCGGCCCGTGTCGTCGACGGCTCGGCCGTCACCGAAGGCTGCCGGGGAGTCAAGACGGACAAGGAGATCGCCTACATGGATTTGGCCAACCGCGTCACCAAGCTGGCCTTCCGCGAGGGCTTCAAGACCCTACGGGCCGGCATGACGACGCGCGATCTGGCCGGGGCCATCGCGGCGGCGACGCAGAAGATGGGCTCGCAGGGCGGCGGCGGGCCGCAGTTCGGCCCGAACACGGCCTTTCCGCACGGCTCGCAGGCGCCCCGGAACCTGACGGCCGGCGACTGCGTCCTCGTCGACGGAGGCTGCTCGGTCGAGGGCTTCAGCTCCGACGTCACCCGCACGGTCGTCTTCGGCAAGCCCTCGGACAAGCAGCGCCGCGTCTGGGGCATCGTCCGCAGGGCCCAGCAGGCCGCGCTGGCGGCGGCCCGGCCCGGCGCGACCTGCGAGTCGGTCGACGCCGCGGCCCGCAAGGTCATCGAGGAGGCCGGGTACGGGCCCGGCTATAGGTATTTCGCCCACCGGCTCGGCCACGGCATCGGCATGGAGGGCCACGAATACCCCTATCTCGTCAAGGGCAACAGCCTCCGGCTGGAGCCGGGCATGACCTTCAGCAACGAGCCCGGCATCTACATATACGGCGAGTTCGGCATCCGGACCGAGGACTGCATGGTGATCACGGAGAACGGGGCCCGCCATCTCGGCGGCATGGAAGCGGTATCGATCGAGGAGCCGTTCGGCGCCGGCTAA
- the fbp gene encoding class 1 fructose-bisphosphatase, with translation MADHADPSPIITIERHILDEQAFHPGATGVLTNILYDLALAGKVIASKTTRAGLAEILGRTDDINVQGETVMKLDRFADLTVARLTDHTGRLAGLASEENAEFLPIPAQYPMGKYLLVFDPLDGSSNVDFNMPVGTIFGIYRRTRDSGPVSEAEFFQPGRSLVAAGYIAYGTSTMFVYTAGHGVHGFTLDPSVGEFLLCHPNITIPRAKYFSVNLGYQKYWSRGVQRFTEYLQGREGGVQGLSLRYIGTLVSDFHRNLLAGGVFYYPADTKDPKAPSGKLRLLYEAAPLAFVAEQAGGYASDGRGPILDITPASLHQRTPLFIGNRDLVLKVEEFVRDLDG, from the coding sequence ATGGCCGATCATGCCGATCCCTCTCCCATCATCACCATCGAACGCCACATCCTCGATGAGCAGGCCTTCCATCCCGGGGCGACCGGCGTCCTGACCAACATCCTCTACGACCTGGCCCTGGCCGGCAAGGTCATCGCCAGCAAGACGACCCGGGCCGGGCTGGCCGAGATCCTCGGCCGCACGGACGACATCAACGTCCAGGGCGAGACGGTCATGAAGCTCGACCGCTTCGCCGACCTCACGGTCGCCCGCCTGACCGACCACACGGGCCGGCTGGCCGGGCTGGCTTCCGAGGAGAACGCCGAGTTCCTGCCCATCCCCGCCCAGTACCCCATGGGCAAGTACCTCCTGGTCTTCGACCCCCTCGACGGCTCCTCTAACGTCGACTTCAACATGCCCGTGGGCACCATCTTCGGCATCTACAGGAGGACGCGCGACTCCGGCCCGGTCTCGGAGGCCGAGTTCTTCCAGCCCGGCCGCAGCCTGGTCGCCGCGGGCTACATCGCCTACGGCACGAGCACGATGTTCGTCTACACGGCCGGGCACGGCGTGCACGGCTTCACCCTCGACCCGTCGGTCGGCGAGTTCCTCCTGTGCCATCCGAACATCACCATCCCCAGGGCCAAATACTTCAGCGTCAACCTCGGCTACCAGAAGTACTGGAGCCGCGGCGTCCAGCGCTTCACGGAATATCTGCAGGGCCGCGAAGGCGGCGTGCAGGGGCTGTCGCTCCGCTACATCGGCACCCTCGTTTCGGATTTCCACCGCAACCTTCTCGCCGGCGGCGTCTTCTACTACCCGGCCGACACGAAGGACCCCAAGGCCCCTTCCGGCAAGCTCCGGCTGCTCTACGAGGCCGCGCCGCTCGCCTTCGTCGCCGAGCAGGCCGGCGGCTACGCCTCGGACGGGCGCGGGCCCATCCTGGACATCACGCCAGCCTCGCTCCATCAGCGGACGCCTCTCTTCATCGGCAACAGGGACCTCGTCCTCAAGGTCGAGGAGTTCGTCCGCGACCTGGACGGCTGA
- the surE gene encoding 5'/3'-nucleotidase SurE, producing the protein MRAQRRLLGAVAILAILAAAACGPPPSAPAAAPLRILITNDDGIEAPGIRALALALRPLGRVTVAAPSGNRSGASHGVTSDKPIAVMESAAEDVRWLSIDAMPATCVRLAVERLLAAPPDVVLSGINSGENLGTVTFYSATVGAAREAALLGLPALAVNLAAADGADYGTAAAVTAGLVRALLPGGIARGTFLNVNIPALPRERLLGIRITRQDTRAPIDLYDKAAGPDGLPVFLPRWEHLEPAAADTDIWAVRNGYVSVSVFGIDQSAAAPPAALLPLKRLESLPLR; encoded by the coding sequence ATGAGAGCGCAGCGGCGTCTTCTCGGGGCGGTCGCGATCCTGGCGATCCTGGCCGCGGCGGCCTGCGGCCCGCCGCCTTCGGCGCCGGCCGCCGCCCCCCTGCGCATCCTGATCACGAACGACGACGGCATCGAGGCCCCGGGGATCCGGGCCCTGGCCCTGGCCCTCAGGCCCCTGGGCCGGGTTACAGTCGCCGCGCCGTCGGGGAACCGGAGCGGGGCGAGCCACGGGGTCACATCGGACAAGCCCATCGCGGTCATGGAAAGCGCCGCCGAAGACGTCCGCTGGCTGTCCATCGACGCCATGCCGGCGACCTGCGTGCGGCTGGCCGTCGAGCGCCTCCTGGCCGCCCCCCCGGACGTCGTCCTCTCGGGCATCAACTCGGGGGAGAACCTGGGGACGGTCACCTTCTATTCGGCCACGGTCGGCGCCGCCCGGGAGGCGGCCCTGCTCGGCCTGCCGGCCCTGGCCGTCAACCTGGCGGCGGCGGACGGCGCTGACTATGGGACCGCCGCGGCGGTCACGGCCGGGCTCGTCCGGGCCCTCCTTCCGGGAGGGATCGCCAGGGGGACGTTCCTCAACGTCAACATCCCCGCCCTGCCCCGCGAGCGGCTGCTGGGGATCCGGATCACCCGCCAAGATACCCGCGCCCCGATCGATCTTTACGACAAGGCGGCCGGGCCCGACGGCCTGCCGGTCTTCCTGCCCCGGTGGGAGCACCTCGAGCCGGCCGCCGCCGACACGGACATCTGGGCCGTGCGCAACGGCTATGTCTCGGTCTCGGTGTTCGGCATCGACCAGTCGGCGGCCGCGCCGCCCGCCGCCCTCCTGCCCCTCAAGCGCCTCGAGTCCCTCCCCCTTCGCTAA